One Globicephala melas chromosome 4, mGloMel1.2, whole genome shotgun sequence genomic window carries:
- the CLDN18 gene encoding claudin-18 isoform X1 produces the protein MSTTTCQVVGFLLSMLGLAGCITATVMDTWSTQDLYDNPVTAVFQYEGLWRSCVQQSSGFTQCRPYFTILGLPAMLQAVRALMIVGIVLSIIGLLVSIFALKCIRIGGMDDSAKAKMTLTSGIMFIISGLCAIAGVSVFANMLVTNFWMSTANMYTSMGGMVQTVQTRYTFGAALFVGWVAGGLTLIGGVLMCITCRGLTPEETNYKAVSYHASGHNVAYRPGGFKASTVFESNTKNKKIYDGGARTEDEGQSHPSKYDYV, from the exons ATGTCCACCACCACATGTCAAGTGGTGGGCTTCCTGCTGTCCATGCTGGGCCTGGCCGGCTGCATCACTGCCACGGTGATGGACACGTGGAGCACCCAGGACCTGTACGACAACCCTGTCACCGCCGTGTTCCAGTACGAAGGGCTCTGGCGCAGCTGCGTGCAGCAGAGCTCCGGCTTCACCCAGTGCCGGCCCTACTTCACCATCCTGGGCCTGCCAG CCATGCTGCAGGCAGTGCGAGCCCTGATGATTGTGGGCATCGTCCTGAGCATCATTGGCCTCCTGGTGTCCATCTTCGCCCTCAAGTGCATCCGCATTGGCGGCATGGATGACTCTGCCAAAGCCAAAATGACACTGACCTCCGGGATCATGTTCATCATCTCAG GTCTCTGTGCAATCGCTGGAGTGTCTGTATTTGCCAACATGCTGGTGACTAACTTCTGGATGTCCACAGCTAACATGTACACCAGCATGGGTGGGATGGTGCAGACCGTCCAGACCAG GTACACCTTTGGTGCGGCTCTGTTTGTCGGCTGGGTCGCTGGAGGCCTCACGCTAATTGGGGGCGTGCTGATGTGCATCACGTGCCGGGGCCTGACGCCCGAGGAAACCAA cTACAAAGCCGTCTCTTATCACGCCTCGGGCCACAATGTTGCCTACAGGCCTGGAGGCTTCAAAGCCAGTACTGTCTTTGAGTCCAACACCAAAAACAAGAAGATATACGATGGGGGTGCCCGCACAGAAGATGAGGGACAATCTCATCCTTCCAAGTACGACTACGTGTAG